GCCCTGTAGCTGTCCATCATCGCGTGGTGGGACTGGATCGCGGCCTCGACCTTCTCCTGGCCCATCAAGGTGAATTCCGGGTTGGTCATCGCCACCGGGTCGCCGACCGCCTGCATCATCATCGCGGTGCGATAGCCGATCGTCTGCACCGAGGCGAGCGCCATCTCCTGGGTCTTTTCGGCGGTGCGGGCGAGATCCTGCCCTGCCGCGACGAGGCGGCCGAGGTTGCGGCGGTGGGCGGCGATAGCTCGCGGGGAAGCGATCATCATGGAGTTCACATCGTTGTGGAATGGGGCACGCGCGCGGCGGGACCGCCGGTGCCTTGCCCAACACAACGTACCTCAACCCACGGCGTTCCGCATCCAAAATGCTGCAGTGCAAAAAAACTCAGATGCCGGCGCCGTCGCTGACCGACTCCGACAGGGCCGCCCGGATCGTCCGGACCGTGTCGGCGAAATTGACGGTGTCCCGTTCGCGCGGACGGGCCAGGTCCACGGCGAAGTCGCGGACGATCCCGGCCGGCTTGCCGCCAAGCAGCACGACCCGGTCGGCCAGATAGACCGCCTCGTCCAGGTCGTGGGTCACGAACAGCATGGTCGTGCCGGTCTCGCCCCACAGCCGCAGCAGCTCGTCCTGCAAGGTCTGGCGGGTGATCGCGTCCAGGGCGGAGAATGGCTCGTCCAGCAACAGCAGGTCCGGCTGGACCGACAGGGCGCGGGCCAGGTTGATCCGCTGGCGCTGGCCGCCGGACAGCTGGTGGGGCCAGCGCCCGGCCATGTCGGCGAGGCCGACCAGCGACAAGGTGTCGCGGGCACGGGCCAGCCGGTCGGGTTTCGGCAGCCCGGTGCCCTCCAGACCGAAGGCGACGTTCTCCAGGACCCGGCGCCAGGGCAGCAGCCGGGCCTCCTGGAAGACCAGGGCCACCGGGCGGCGGCCCGTCCCGGCCCCGACCGGCATCCGCACCGTGCCCGCCGCGGGGGCGGTCAGCCCGGCCAGCACGCGCAGCAGGGTCGACTTGCCCACGCCCGACGGCCCGACGACCGCCGTGAAGGAGCCGCGCTCCAGCGCGGCGGTGAAGCCGGACAGCACCGGAGGGGCCGCGCCGTAGGCGATGGCGAGGTCCCGGATGTCGACGACGTTTTCGGCTAGCGCTGCCATATGAGCAACCGGTCCCTGATCTGGACGAACAGCGCGTCGGTCAGGCCGTACAGCGCCGCTATCGTGATCATGTAAACGACGACCACGTCGGTCGCCAGGAGGCTGGACGCCTGGATCATGCGCTGGCCCAGGCCGGGCACGCCGAACAGCTCGGCGGCGACCACCGCCATCCAGGCCTGCCCCAGCCCGGTGCGCACGCCGGACAGGATGCCGGCGGTCGAGCCGGGCAGCACGATCTTGACCAGCTTGGCCCAGGTGCCGCGGTGCCCGAAGGCTTCGGCCACCTCCAGCAGGTCCTTGTCGATCGCCTTGGCGGCGCCGTAGGCGGCGTAGTAGTTGATCCAGAACACGCCGATGATGATGATGAAGGTCGCGGCCGCCTCGCTGATGCCGAACCAGACGATCGCGAACGGGACCCAGGCCAGGCCCGGGACCGGCCGCAGCAGCCGGATCACCCAGGACAGCGCCGCCTCCAGCCTGTCGTAGAGCGCCGTCGCGATGCCGAGCGCGACGCCCAGCCCGGTGCCCAGCGCCAGCCCGAGCAGGTAATGGCGGAGGCTCGCCACGACGGCGTCCAGCCAGTATCCGCCGGAAATCTCGCGCAGGAAGGCCTGCGGCAGGCTGGTGGGCGGCGGCAGGAACAGGGGCGAGACCAGGCCGAGGCGCGGGACCGCCTCCCACAGGAGCAGGAAGGCGGCCAGCCCGGCGAAGGCGATCAGGGATCGTTGCATCAGCGGAACGTCACGGTGCCGGAACGGGGGCGCGCGCTCAGCGCACCGAGGCCCGGTAGAAGCTGTCGTCGAACAGCACGTCCAGATCCGCGGCCTTCTCCAGCACGCCCAGTTGCAGCTGGAAGTCCTGCATTACCCCGGTGGCGTCCTTGATGGTCATGGGATCGGCGACGAACTTGCTGGCCGGCGACACCACGGCCTTCTCGAAGGTCGCAAGGTCGGTGATGCCCTTGCCCAGGCCCTTCTGCAGGTGCTTGGCGGCCCGGTCCGGCTCCTCCTTGAGCAGGGTCGTGGCGCGGGTGTTCAGCGCCACCAGCGACTTGGCGGCCTCCGGGTTGGCCTTGACGAAGGCGCCGGTCAGCGCCAGCACGGAGCCCGGCTGGTTGGGCAGCATCTGGCCGCCCAGCGCCAGCAGCTTGGTGTTCGGATCGCGTTGCTGGACCACGGTCAGGGTCGGCTCGCGGATCGTCGCGGCGTCGACGGCGCCGGCCAGCAGCGCCTGCTGGGTCGCCTCGATCCCCATGGCGGTGATCTGGTAGGTCGCCGGATCGGCCTTCACCACGTTCTGCAGCCAATAGCGCAGCACGGTGTCGGGGACGGAGCCGGGCGGCTGGGTCGCGAAGCGGACCGGGCGGCCCTCCCGCTCGGCGAATTCCTTGAAGCCGGCGGCCGTCGCGGCGTTCGCCTGCGTGCCGAAGTCGCCGCGCCCGACCACCGTCATCTCCTCGATCGCGGCGGAGGCGTAGACCTTCACGTCGATGCCGCGGGCGCTCGCCACCATGATGGGGCCGATGCCGCCGTAATAGGCGTCGAGCGTGCCCGACGCCAGGGCGCTGATCATCGCCGGGCCTGATTCGAACTGGGTGAGCTTGAGGTTGAGCCCGGCGTCCTTGGCCCAGCCCTCGCCGTCGATGACGAACAGCTGTCCGGACCCGGCCACGGGGATGAACCCGACGCGCACGTCGGCGGCCTGGGCCCCCGTTACGCCGCCGGCGATCAGGACAGCGGCTGCGGCCGCGAACCGGCGCGCCTTGGACAACAGAGTCGACATGACGGGAACTCCCTGGACGAAAGCCGAAACTACAAGCCCGGCTATATAGAGGGAGGCCGCCACCTGCGCAAGCCGAAGTGTGAAATCCTGAATTTCACACTTTCGCACAGTGTAAATCACACCCGGGCCAGGGCCTGGTCCAGGTCCTCGATCAGATCGGCCGCGTCCTCCAGCCCGACCGACAGGCGGATGCTCGCCGGGCTGATGCCGACGGCGGCCTTGTCCTCGTCGGTCAGCTTCTGGTGGGTGCTGGTCGCGGGGTGGGTGATCAGGCTCTTGCTGTCGCCCAGGTTGTTGGAGATCTTGACGATCCGCAGGCCGTTCATCAGCCTGAACGCCTCGGCCTTGCCGCCGGCCACGTCGAAGGCGATCAGCGTGCTGCCGCCGCCCATCTGGCGCCGGGCCAGCTCGTACTGGGGATGGCTCTCCAGGCCGGGATAAAGCGTCCTGGCGATCTTGCCGTGCCCCTCCAGGAACCCGGCGACCCGCAGGGCCGCGTCGCTCTGGGCGGCGACCCGCAGGTCCATGGTCTCCAGGCCCTTCAGCAGCAGCCAGGCGTTGAACGGGCTCAGCGCCGGTCCGGTGTGGCGCAGGAACGGTCCCAGAAGCTCGGCGAACTTGTTGTCGCACAGGATGGCGCCGCCCAGGCAGCGGCCCTGGCCGTCGATATGCTTGGTCGCGGAATAGACCACGATGTCGGCGCCGAACTCCAGCGGGCGCTGGAGCACGGGGGTCGCGAACACGTTGTCGACCACCACGCGGGCGCCGGCGGCATGGGCCAGCCCGCAGACCAGCTCCAGGTCCACGATGTCGAGCATCGGGTTGGACGGGGTCTCCAGGAACACCACGTTGGCCGGGCGGCCCAGGGCCTCCCGCCATTCCTCCGCCTTCGTCCCGTCCACAAGGGTCGTCTCGATTCCGTACTGGGGCGCCAGGTTCTTGACGATGTGCAGGCAGGATCCGAATAGGGCGCGCGGCGCCACGATGCGGTCGCCCGCCTTCAGCTGGCACATCAGGGCCGCGAACACCGCCGCCATGCCGCTGCCGGTGGCGAAACAGCGCTCCGCCCCCTCGTACGCCGCCAGCCGGTCCTCGAACATGGCGACGGTCGGGTTGCGGAAGCGCGAATAGACGTAGCGCAGCCCGTCGGTCGCGAAGGCGGCCTCCGCCTCCTCCGCCGAGCCGTAGACATAGCCCGACGTCATGAAGATCGCTTCGCAGGTCTCGTCGAAGCCGGTCCGCAGGGTCCCGGCATGAACCATGCGGGTGCGCGGCCGCAGCTTCGCGGGAGTGGCCGCGGGATTGCCGTTCCCGGGGGAAACGTCGTTCTTGGGGGAAGTGTCGTTCTTGGTCATGGTGTCGTCGCTCCGCCCGCCGTTGCGGGTACGCAAAAAAGCCCCGACCGACAAGGGATCGAGGCGCGGACGCGACTCCAAACCTTTTTAGCAGCTTATTTTACGTGGCCTGCAAGCCGGTCGCCAAATCACCACGTTTCGCGGGTTCTAGCCGGAGCGGGGGAGGGCGTCAAGATCCATGTCGAAAGCGGCGCGGCCCCGTTGCCGCGCCGCTGCGCATACATACCGCCGCGCATACATCTTATTAACTATGTTTCTGTACTCAATGCCCCGGCTTCGTCTCAATCATGCTCAGACTCTCCGGGTCGCTGATGAAAACCTTCCTTAAACGGCACGCGCGGGTGATTTCGATCGTGGCGGCCCTGGCGGTGACCGGGGCGCTTACCGGCGGCGCCGGGCTGGCCTATGTCTACGCCTCCGGCTCCGGCGGTGCGGCGGCACTGCTCAGCCGGATCGACCGGGAGGAGGTCGGGCAGAGCGAGTTCGCCGATCGTCTCGCCGCCGGACAAATCGCTTCCCTGGCCGTCGCCGGCAACCGGATCGAATTCACCGACCGCGACGGCCTGCACGGCGTCACCACCGTCCTGTGGACCGATGCCCTGAGGCAGGCGGTCGCGGCCCCCGGCATCCCGATGACCGTCGAGCCGACCGAGGGCGGCGCCCTGCTGACCACCAACCGGTGGCTCGACGTGCTGCTCAAGCTGAACATGGTGGGCTTCCTGGGCTTCGCCCTGGTGTTCATGGTCGGCATGATGCGCTCGCCGGTCAAGAAGGCGGGCACCGCCACCTCCAACATCCGGTTCTCCGACGTCGCCGGCGTGGACGAGGCGCGCGCCGAGCTGACCGAACTGGTGGATTTCCTGAAGGACCCGGATCGTTTCAAGGGCATCGGCGCCGGCATCCCCAAGGGCGTGCTCCTGGTCGGTCCTCCCGGTACCGGAAAGACCCTGCTGGCGCGCGCCGTCGCGGGCGAGGCCGGGGTGCCGTTCTTCGCCGTCACCGGGTCCGACTTCGTGGAGATGTATGTCGGCGTCGGGGCCGCCCGCATCCGCCGGCTGTTCCGCGACGCCCGCAAGCGCGCTCCCTGCATCCTGTTCATCGACGAGATCGACGCCCTGGCCCGGGCGCGCGGCGCCACCTCTCCGACCGGCGGCCAGATCGAGACCGAGAACACGCTGAACCAGCTCCTGGCCGAGATGGACGGCTTCGCCCGCGCCAGCGGCCTGATCGTGATCGCGGCGACCAACCGGGTGGACGTGCTCGACCCGGCGATCGTGCGGCCCGGCCGGTTCGACCGCCATGTCTTCGTCGGCAATCCCGACATCAAGGGGCGCGCCGCCATCCTGGCGGTCCACGCCTCCCGCGTGGCGCTGGACGCCGACGTGGACCTGACGCTGGTCGCCCGCGGCACGCCCGGCATGTCGGGCGCCGACCTCGCCAATGTCGTCAACGAGGCGGCGCTCCGGGCGGCCCGCGCGGGCCGCGCCCTGGTCTCCATGGCCGATTTCGAGCAGGCCCGCGACAAGATCGTCATGGGCGGCGAGAAGGCCACCGTCATGTCCGAGGACGAGCGCCGCCTGACCGCCTTCCACGAGGCCGGGCACGCGCTGGTCGCCTGGCGCTCCAGGCACTCCGACCCGGTCCACAAGGTCACCATCGTGCCGCGCGGCCGGTCGCTGGGCATGATGGTCCGGCTGCCGCTGGAGGACCGCTTCTGCCTGTCCCGGGCGCGGCTGGAGGCGGAGCTGGACGTGACCATGGGCGGCAGGGCGGCCGAGGAGATCGTGTTCGGCAGGGATTTCGTGACGACGGGCGCCGCCGGAGACATCCAGATGGCGACCGACATCGCGACCAAGATGGTCACCACCTGGGGCATGTCCGACCGATTCGGCATGGTCGCCTACGGCCGCGGCGCCGCACCGGCCGCCGCGACCGCGGCGCGCTCCCCCGCCGGCGAGCCGGGCGCCCTGTCTCCCCAGGTCGCCGAGGAGGTGCGCGGCATCATCGACGCGGCATACCGCCGCGCATACGACCTGATCGCCGCCGACCTTCCCCGCCTGCACGAACTGGCCGACGGCCTGCTGCGGGACGAAACCCTGGACGCCGCCGCCGTCCGCGCCATCCTGGAGCGCGACATGGAACGGCCGGCGCCGTCCGGCGTCAGGCTTGTCGAGGCCGATCCCGACCATTATGAAGTGGCGGTATGAGCCGGCCTGACCGCGACCGAGCCCGCATGAACCAAGGTGCCGCAATGAAGAAGTTCCTCCTGGCCGCCGCCGTCCTCGCCCTGGCGGGATGCGCCGCCGACAAGCCCGCCGGCCCGGGCGCCGCCACGGTGACGCCGGAAGCCGCCCCCCTGGTCACGCTGGAGGACAGCGACCGCACGATCATCGACCAGACCCTTCAGACGGCGTCGCGCGGTGGCGTCGGCAAGCCGGTCCAGTGGTCCAACCCGGCGACCGGCAAGAACGGCGCCGTCACGGTGATCCGCCAGGGCTATACCCGAGACGGCAAGCTCTGCCAGGAATTCCATCTGGTCGCCAGCAAGGGCGTCGTCCGCGCCCAGCAGGTCGGCAAGGCCTGCCGCGAGTCGGGCAAATGGTCCCCCGAGGGCGGCTACACCCTGGGCAGCTGAAGCTTTCCCCAGACACCATCCGGATAGCGGCCGGGGAGATCGCCGCGAAGGCGGAAGTTCAATCTGCCGAGCGGCCCTCCACCTCCGCGAAGTTCCTGATCACGACGTCCCCCTCGGGAAATTGGGCGACGGCGGACTGATCGACCTTCGATGTCTCGCCAAGCGCGGCCTGGGTCAGGCACCGCGATTCACGCAGCTCGTGCAGCGCCATCTCGTTGCGCAGGAGGTTCTTTCTATCCTCGATCCGAGCCTTGCTTCTAGGGCTCATTTTGGATCGCAGGCCTGCGAAGCTCTTGCGTCCACTCATGGGATCAACCCTTCCTCTCTCAACTCGTCGAGATACACGTCATAGAGATCATCGCCGACCGGTGTTGTTTCTCGGTATAGCCGCTACAGATTGAAGTCATAACCGTAGGTCGGGTAGAGCGAAGCGGCACCCGACAAAGCAGGCGCGTTGATGTCGGGTGCCGCTTCGCTCTACCCGACCTACGGATTACTACGGGGTTATTACCGATTGCTTGTATTTGCCACGAGACCTAGGCGGGTATCTGATCCGAATCCTTCTCCACCTCACCCGCCCAGCATCGACCGCAGCCGGTAAAGCTCGTCCAGCGCCGCCTTGGGCGTCAGCTCGTCCGGGTTGATCGCCTTCAGCGCCTGCTCGATCGGCGACGGCCCGGCCGGTGCCGCCGGTTCAGGCTCCTTCCGCCGCAGGGCGACGCTGAACAGCGGCAGGTCGTCGGCCAGCCGGGCGACGCTGACTCCGTGCTCGCCCTTCTCCAGGATCTCCAGCACCTGCTCGGCCCGCGCGATCACCGCCTCCGGCAGCCCGGCCAGCTTGGCCACGTGGATGCCGTAGCTGCGGTCGGCCGAGCCCGCCGCGACCTCGTGCAGGAAGACCACCTCCCCCTGCCACTCCTTGATCCGCATGGTGTGGCAGGACAGTCGGGGCAGCTTGGCGGCCAGGGTCGTCAGCTCGTGATAGTGGGTCGCGAACAGCGCCCGGCAGCGGGTCGCCTCGTGCAGGTGCTCGACGCAGGCCCAGGCGATCGACAGCCCGTCGAAGGTCGCCGTTCCCCGGCCGATCTCGTCCAGGATCACCAGCGCGCGCGGCCCCGCCTGGTTCAGGATCGCCGCCGTCTCGACCATCTCGACCATGAAGGTGGAGCGCCCGCGCGCCAGGTCGTCGGCCGCTCCCACGCGGCTGAACAGCCGGTCCACCATGCCGATCCGGCACCGCTCGGCCGGAACGAAGCTGCCGATCTGGGCCATCACGGCGATCAGCGCGTTCTGGCGCAGGAAGGTGGATTTGCCCGCCATGTTGGGGCCGGTCAGCAGCCACAGCCGGTCGTCAGGCCCCAGGTCGCAGTCGTTGGCGACGAACTGCGAGCCGTCCGACGCGGTCAGCGCCGCCTCGACCACCGGGTGGCGGCCGCCCCTGATCTCAAACTCCAGGCTGTCGTCCACGACCGGCCGGCAATAGCGCCGCTCCTCCGCCAGCTCGGCCAGCGCCGTCGTCACGTCCAGCAGGGCCAGCGCGCGGGCGGCCTCGCCGATCCGGCCGGCCCGGGCGGTGACGTCGCCGACCAGCTCGTCGAACAGCGCCAGCTCGACCGCCACCGCCTTGTCCGCGGCCTCCGAGATCTTCCGCTCCAGCTCGCCCAGCTCGACCGTGGTGAAGCGGACGGCGCTCGCCAGCGTCTGTCGGTGGATGAAGGTCTCCGCCGCCTTGCCGGCCATCAGCTTGTCGGCGTGGGTCGGCGTCACCTCGATGTAATAGCCCAGCACGTTGTTGTGCCGTATCTTCAGCCCGGACACGCCGGACAGGTCGGCATAGCGCGCCTGCATCGCGGCGATCAGCCGGCGGCTCTCGTCCCGCAGGGTCACCAGGTCGTCCAGGTGGAGCGCGAAGCCGCGCGCGATGAACCCGCCGTCGCGGGCCAGCAGCGGCAGGTCGGGCGCCAGCGCGCGCTCCAGCCGGTCGATCAGGGTGGAATGCTCGCCCAGGCCCGCCGCCGCCGTTTCGATCCCGGCGGGTCCCGGCGTCATGCCGGCACCGGCCAGCGCGCGGCGCATCTCCACGGCGCGCACAAGGCCGTCGCGGACGCAGGCGAGGTCGCGCGGGCCGCCCCGGCCCAGGGCCAGCCGCGACAGCGCCCGCTCCATGTCGGGGCATTGGCGCAGCAGCGCGCGCGCCTCCGCCCGGACCCGATCCTCCGCCAGGAAGAACTCCACCATGTCGAGCCGGCCGGAGATCTCGGCCCTGTCGGTCGAGGGGGCCGACAGCCACGCCGCCAGCAGGCGGGCGCCGGGCCCGGTCACGGTGCGGTCGATCGCGGCCAGCAGGCTGCCCCGGCGCTCGCCGATCAGGGTCCGGGTCAGCTCCAGGTTCCGGCGGGTCGCCTGGTCGATTTCCATGACGGCGCCCTGGGCCAGCTGGCGCGGCGGGTTCAGCCGCGGCACCCGGCCCTTCTGGGTCAGCTCGACATAGTCCACCAGGGCGCCGGCCGCCGCGACCTCCGCCCGGCTGAAGCTGCCGAAGGCGTCCAGCGTGCCGACGCCGAACAGGTCGAGCAGCCGCCGCCGGCCGTTCTCGCTGTCGAACCGGCTGTTCGGCTGGACCGTCAGCCGGCTCTTCCACTCGCCGAACAGCTCGAACAGGTCGGGCTGCTGGACCAGCCGCTCGGGCAGCACCAGCTCCTGCGGATCGAGTCGCTGCAGGGCGGCGGCCAGACCGTCCCGGCTCACCGGCTGGAGCGTCAGCTCGCCGGTGGACAGGTCCAGCCAGGCGAGCCCGGTGCCGCCCGCCGTCTCGGCCAGCGCGCCCAGGAAATTGTTGGCGCGGGCGTCCAGCAGGCTGTCCTCGGTCAGCGTGCCGGGGGTGACGACCCGCACCACCGCCCGCTTGACCACCGACTTGCCGCCGCGCTTCTTGGCCTCCGCCGGGTCCTCCATCTGCTCGCAGATCGCGACCCGATGGCCGTGGCGGATCAGGCGCAGCAGGTAGTTCTCGTGGCTGTGGACCGGCACCCCGCACATCGGGATGTCCTCGCCGTTATGCTGGCCGCGCCGGGTCAGGGTGATGTCGAGCGTCGCCGCCGCGGCGACCGCGTCGTCGAAGAACAGCTCGTAGAAGTCGCCCATCCTGTAGAACAGCAGGCAGCCCGGATGGGCCTGCTTGATCTCCAGGTACTGCGCCATCATCGGAGTCGAGGCGGGCGGGGCGGCGGGGGAGGCAAGCGTTGTGTCGGGCACGGCAACCGGATCGGTGTCGGGGAAGGTGTTCTCGGGAAGTTTCTTCTCGGGGGATCTCATGGCGGCGCCACCCTAGCACGCCGGACGCACCATGGCCTAGGCACGCGGCTGCGCCGGGGCTAGACTGTCCCGAGCGACTATGAAACAGGCACGTACACGGGGGAATGCACCATCATGGCCAGGACCAAAGCCAAATCCGGAAGGGTGCGCGAGATGGTGGCCCTGTTCGAGAACCGCCCCGATTTCGACCGGGCCGTGGTGGCCCTGATGCGGGCCGGCTTCGACCGCACCGACCTCAGCGTTCTGTCCAGCCACGAGTCGATCGACGTCGCGGGCCGGCCGGCCATACCGCGGGACGAGGCGCTGACCGCGCTCCTGGGCGATCTCAACTACGCCTTCCCGCTGACCACCGCCGGCCTGATCGCGATCGTCGGCGGCCCGATCGCCGGACCCATCGCGGCGCTGGTGGCGGCCGGGGTCGGCGGCGCCGCGGTCAAGGAGTACCTGGACGAGGTGACCGCCCACCCGGAGACCGACGATTTCGCCCGCGCGCTGGAGGCCGGCGGCGTGATCCTGTGGGTCTGCGTCGACGACGACCCGGAGAAGGAGCGGCGGGCGCGCGACGCCCTGACGGGGGCGGGCGGACGCAACGTCCATGTGGCGGAGCGTGAAAAGGCGGCAGAATCCGGCGCCGGCGACAGTTGACCGGCATCGGCCGATCGCCCCGGCTGCCGCTTTTTATCGGAGGGTACTTCACCGCTTCCGCGTTCCTTCCCCTCTCGCGCCGATTCTTCTTCTTCGTTGTTGAAGGATCCGTGACAGCCTCGGCTCCCCGGCGGCGTCACCCGATCCAGCCACGGCGAGGTCAAGGTCATGCGCGAAGCGGATACACCGTCCGATAGGGCCGGCGACACGGGGGGAGCGGACGGGCCGCCGCTCCAGCGCTCCATCGGCATGACCCAGATGGCTTTCTACGCGCTGGGCAGCATGCTGGGCGCCGGCATCTACGGCCTGATCGGCAAGGCGGCCGGCCAGATGGGCAACGCGATCTGGCTGGCCTTCCTGGTCAGCATGGTCGCGGCGCTGCTGACCGGCCTGTCCTACGCCTCGATCGCCAGCCGCTACCCGAAGGCCGCCGGAGCCGCCTACGTCACCCAGCGGGCCTACCGCCAGGCGATGCTGACCTACGTGGTCGGGCTTGCGGTGATGTGCTCCGGCCTGACCTCGGTCGCGACCCAGTCGCGCGTCGTCGCGGAGAACCTGCAGCAGCTCGGCATGCTGGAGGGGGTGCCCTTGACCATGTTGGCCCTGGGCTTCCTGCTGCTGCTGGCCGGCATCGTGTTCCGCGGCATCCGCGAATGCATGTGGCTCAACGTCCTGTGCACCACGGTCGAGGCGTTCGGCCTGATCCTGGTCATCGCGGTGGGGTTCAGCTACTGGGGCTCGGTCGACCTCCTGGAAACGCCGCCGCCGCCCGACACGATTGGTGGGGCGGCCGGCGGGGCATCGGGCGGCGTCGGCGGCATCACGGCGCTGCTGGTGATGCAGGGGGCGGTCCTGACCTTCTTCTCCTTCATCGGGTTCGAGGACTCCATCAACGTCGCGGAGGAGGTCAAGAACCCCCGCAAGGTGCTGCCCTGGGGCATCATGCTGGCCATGGTCGCGGCGACGCTGATCTATATCGCGGTCTCGATTACCGCCGTCTCGGTCGTGCCTTGGCAGGAACTGTCCGGCGCCGCCGGGCCGCTGACCGAGGTGGTGAGGCGGGCGGCGCCCTGGTTTCCGCCGGTGGCCTTCCTCGGCATCACCGTGTTCGCTGTCACCAACACGGCGCTGCTCAACTACGTCACCGCCTCCAGGCTCGCCTACGGCATGGCCCGGCAGGGGTTGCTGCCGGACGTCCTGCGCCGGGTCCACCGGACGCGCCGGACGCCCCACGTGGCGGTGCTGGTCCTGCTGGCGATGATCACCGGCCTGGCCCTGCTGGGCGACATCACCCAGCTCGCCTCGGCGACCGTGCTCCTGCTGCTGCTGGTGTTCGCGATCGTCAACGGCGCCCT
This Skermanella mucosa DNA region includes the following protein-coding sequences:
- a CDS encoding phasin family protein — its product is MMIASPRAIAAHRRNLGRLVAAGQDLARTAEKTQEMALASVQTIGYRTAMMMQAVGDPVAMTNPEFTLMGQEKVEAAIQSHHAMMDSYRAMFEGWSAWVMGQAGTTAKAMTELATCRTPADVVRIQQNFVQCSFVNATNAATKLTEAVIRMADAGLVPIHKVASANAARLANERA
- a CDS encoding ABC transporter ATP-binding protein, whose translation is MAALAENVVDIRDLAIAYGAAPPVLSGFTAALERGSFTAVVGPSGVGKSTLLRVLAGLTAPAAGTVRMPVGAGTGRRPVALVFQEARLLPWRRVLENVAFGLEGTGLPKPDRLARARDTLSLVGLADMAGRWPHQLSGGQRQRINLARALSVQPDLLLLDEPFSALDAITRQTLQDELLRLWGETGTTMLFVTHDLDEAVYLADRVVLLGGKPAGIVRDFAVDLARPRERDTVNFADTVRTIRAALSESVSDGAGI
- a CDS encoding ABC transporter permease; translation: MQRSLIAFAGLAAFLLLWEAVPRLGLVSPLFLPPPTSLPQAFLREISGGYWLDAVVASLRHYLLGLALGTGLGVALGIATALYDRLEAALSWVIRLLRPVPGLAWVPFAIVWFGISEAAATFIIIIGVFWINYYAAYGAAKAIDKDLLEVAEAFGHRGTWAKLVKIVLPGSTAGILSGVRTGLGQAWMAVVAAELFGVPGLGQRMIQASSLLATDVVVVYMITIAALYGLTDALFVQIRDRLLIWQR
- a CDS encoding ABC transporter substrate-binding protein, which translates into the protein MSTLLSKARRFAAAAAVLIAGGVTGAQAADVRVGFIPVAGSGQLFVIDGEGWAKDAGLNLKLTQFESGPAMISALASGTLDAYYGGIGPIMVASARGIDVKVYASAAIEEMTVVGRGDFGTQANAATAAGFKEFAEREGRPVRFATQPPGSVPDTVLRYWLQNVVKADPATYQITAMGIEATQQALLAGAVDAATIREPTLTVVQQRDPNTKLLALGGQMLPNQPGSVLALTGAFVKANPEAAKSLVALNTRATTLLKEEPDRAAKHLQKGLGKGITDLATFEKAVVSPASKFVADPMTIKDATGVMQDFQLQLGVLEKAADLDVLFDDSFYRASVR
- the metZ gene encoding O-succinylhomoserine sulfhydrylase, with protein sequence MTKNDTSPKNDVSPGNGNPAATPAKLRPRTRMVHAGTLRTGFDETCEAIFMTSGYVYGSAEEAEAAFATDGLRYVYSRFRNPTVAMFEDRLAAYEGAERCFATGSGMAAVFAALMCQLKAGDRIVAPRALFGSCLHIVKNLAPQYGIETTLVDGTKAEEWREALGRPANVVFLETPSNPMLDIVDLELVCGLAHAAGARVVVDNVFATPVLQRPLEFGADIVVYSATKHIDGQGRCLGGAILCDNKFAELLGPFLRHTGPALSPFNAWLLLKGLETMDLRVAAQSDAALRVAGFLEGHGKIARTLYPGLESHPQYELARRQMGGGSTLIAFDVAGGKAEAFRLMNGLRIVKISNNLGDSKSLITHPATSTHQKLTDEDKAAVGISPASIRLSVGLEDAADLIEDLDQALARV
- the ftsH gene encoding ATP-dependent zinc metalloprotease FtsH, yielding MKTFLKRHARVISIVAALAVTGALTGGAGLAYVYASGSGGAAALLSRIDREEVGQSEFADRLAAGQIASLAVAGNRIEFTDRDGLHGVTTVLWTDALRQAVAAPGIPMTVEPTEGGALLTTNRWLDVLLKLNMVGFLGFALVFMVGMMRSPVKKAGTATSNIRFSDVAGVDEARAELTELVDFLKDPDRFKGIGAGIPKGVLLVGPPGTGKTLLARAVAGEAGVPFFAVTGSDFVEMYVGVGAARIRRLFRDARKRAPCILFIDEIDALARARGATSPTGGQIETENTLNQLLAEMDGFARASGLIVIAATNRVDVLDPAIVRPGRFDRHVFVGNPDIKGRAAILAVHASRVALDADVDLTLVARGTPGMSGADLANVVNEAALRAARAGRALVSMADFEQARDKIVMGGEKATVMSEDERRLTAFHEAGHALVAWRSRHSDPVHKVTIVPRGRSLGMMVRLPLEDRFCLSRARLEAELDVTMGGRAAEEIVFGRDFVTTGAAGDIQMATDIATKMVTTWGMSDRFGMVAYGRGAAPAAATAARSPAGEPGALSPQVAEEVRGIIDAAYRRAYDLIAADLPRLHELADGLLRDETLDAAAVRAILERDMERPAPSGVRLVEADPDHYEVAV
- a CDS encoding RT0821/Lpp0805 family surface protein; this encodes MKKFLLAAAVLALAGCAADKPAGPGAATVTPEAAPLVTLEDSDRTIIDQTLQTASRGGVGKPVQWSNPATGKNGAVTVIRQGYTRDGKLCQEFHLVASKGVVRAQQVGKACRESGKWSPEGGYTLGS
- the mutS gene encoding DNA mismatch repair protein MutS translates to MRSPEKKLPENTFPDTDPVAVPDTTLASPAAPPASTPMMAQYLEIKQAHPGCLLFYRMGDFYELFFDDAVAAAATLDITLTRRGQHNGEDIPMCGVPVHSHENYLLRLIRHGHRVAICEQMEDPAEAKKRGGKSVVKRAVVRVVTPGTLTEDSLLDARANNFLGALAETAGGTGLAWLDLSTGELTLQPVSRDGLAAALQRLDPQELVLPERLVQQPDLFELFGEWKSRLTVQPNSRFDSENGRRRLLDLFGVGTLDAFGSFSRAEVAAAGALVDYVELTQKGRVPRLNPPRQLAQGAVMEIDQATRRNLELTRTLIGERRGSLLAAIDRTVTGPGARLLAAWLSAPSTDRAEISGRLDMVEFFLAEDRVRAEARALLRQCPDMERALSRLALGRGGPRDLACVRDGLVRAVEMRRALAGAGMTPGPAGIETAAAGLGEHSTLIDRLERALAPDLPLLARDGGFIARGFALHLDDLVTLRDESRRLIAAMQARYADLSGVSGLKIRHNNVLGYYIEVTPTHADKLMAGKAAETFIHRQTLASAVRFTTVELGELERKISEAADKAVAVELALFDELVGDVTARAGRIGEAARALALLDVTTALAELAEERRYCRPVVDDSLEFEIRGGRHPVVEAALTASDGSQFVANDCDLGPDDRLWLLTGPNMAGKSTFLRQNALIAVMAQIGSFVPAERCRIGMVDRLFSRVGAADDLARGRSTFMVEMVETAAILNQAGPRALVILDEIGRGTATFDGLSIAWACVEHLHEATRCRALFATHYHELTTLAAKLPRLSCHTMRIKEWQGEVVFLHEVAAGSADRSYGIHVAKLAGLPEAVIARAEQVLEILEKGEHGVSVARLADDLPLFSVALRRKEPEPAAPAGPSPIEQALKAINPDELTPKAALDELYRLRSMLGG